A stretch of the Egicoccus sp. AB-alg2 genome encodes the following:
- a CDS encoding formyl transferase — translation MRVVVISSCRAKNRYILDVVRRTFPEAIILRPWWQGSSSLQQLRVWSKHPLRGAAKILRRVSNDVRDRRHERRAVQLLYGDTADSLDLPPHLAVPARDLRTGRTADILAALAPDVLVLSGAPILPPDLLAIPKHGTVNLHFGVAPQYRGEHTLFHALLHGDYDHVGMTIHRVDAGVDTGPVLAYVRPAMTAADDEVSLGVKCAQLGARVLVEYLHTVEEGAPALGTSQTTKGRLYRLDDRTLWKDIRSWASRSILRRRPPHRVAETTRFFPAASELALRQGSVGSRGNRLT, via the coding sequence GTGAGGGTGGTCGTCATCAGTTCCTGCCGGGCGAAGAACCGGTACATCCTCGACGTGGTGCGACGCACGTTTCCCGAGGCGATCATTCTGCGTCCCTGGTGGCAAGGATCCAGCAGCCTGCAGCAACTTCGTGTCTGGTCCAAACATCCGCTCCGCGGGGCCGCGAAGATCCTGCGCCGCGTCTCGAACGATGTCCGTGATCGTCGACACGAACGGCGCGCCGTCCAACTGCTGTACGGCGACACGGCCGACTCGCTCGACCTTCCGCCGCACCTGGCCGTGCCGGCCAGGGATCTACGGACCGGGCGGACGGCCGACATCCTCGCCGCCCTGGCACCCGACGTGCTGGTCTTGTCCGGCGCGCCCATCCTGCCGCCGGACCTGCTGGCGATCCCGAAGCACGGCACGGTCAACCTGCATTTCGGGGTGGCGCCGCAGTACCGGGGCGAACACACGCTCTTCCACGCCCTGTTGCACGGCGACTACGACCACGTCGGCATGACCATCCACCGCGTGGACGCCGGCGTCGACACCGGGCCGGTTCTGGCATACGTCCGTCCCGCCATGACCGCCGCCGACGACGAGGTCAGTCTGGGCGTGAAGTGCGCGCAGCTCGGCGCCCGCGTCCTGGTCGAGTACCTGCACACCGTCGAGGAAGGGGCACCCGCGCTCGGGACCTCGCAGACCACGAAGGGCCGGTTGTACCGGCTGGATGATCGCACCCTGTGGAAGGACATACGGTCGTGGGCGTCGAGATCGATCCTCCGCCGTCGGCCCCCGCACCGCGTCGCGGAGACGACCCGGTTCTTCCCCGCAGCTTCTGAACTCGCCCTGAGGCAGGGCTCCGTCGGGAGCCGGGGCAACCGGCTCACCTGA
- a CDS encoding TldD/PmbA family protein: MYDYARAAVEAALAAGAAYADARVVIRRHERIAAQNGELESVTHAEDAGVGVRALVGSSWGFAATGELTDVAAKKAGAEATATAKASALVPGSAIELADVPIAQDVYETPHAENPFDVPLAEKVELVVGVTRTMHGVEGIGVATAHLGFWDTDKWFVSSQGHRIHQHLVEAGGGMDATAVGEQETQRRSYPQSFGHYETGGFEVIRRFDLPGNALRVAEEAVQLLDADVCPSGEMDLVLESSQLALQIHESVGHAIELDRILGWEAAFAGTSFLDLQQLGSLRYGSELMNITADATIPGALSTFGYDDEGTPAKAVDIVREGTWVGVLSGRDTAHLAGLEPGGMVRADGFNRLPMVRMTNVGLKPGEGTLDQIIADTKHGVYMATNRSWSIDDRRLNFQFGCEIGWEIVDGKLGRMVKNPTYTGITPRFWASLDRLAGPDEWVPWGVPNCGKGQPMQVGHTGHPASPGRFRNVRVGVKG; this comes from the coding sequence ATGTACGACTACGCACGTGCGGCGGTCGAGGCCGCCCTGGCGGCCGGGGCGGCCTACGCCGACGCGCGGGTGGTGATCCGCCGTCACGAGCGGATCGCGGCCCAGAACGGCGAGTTGGAATCCGTCACCCACGCCGAGGACGCCGGGGTCGGGGTGCGTGCGCTGGTGGGTTCGTCGTGGGGGTTCGCCGCCACGGGCGAGCTGACCGACGTGGCCGCGAAGAAGGCTGGTGCGGAGGCCACCGCCACGGCGAAGGCCTCGGCACTGGTGCCCGGCTCGGCGATCGAGCTCGCCGACGTGCCGATCGCGCAGGACGTCTACGAGACGCCGCACGCGGAGAACCCGTTCGACGTGCCGCTCGCGGAGAAGGTCGAACTCGTCGTCGGCGTGACCCGCACGATGCACGGCGTCGAGGGCATCGGCGTGGCCACCGCACACCTCGGCTTCTGGGACACCGACAAGTGGTTCGTGTCCTCGCAGGGCCACCGCATCCACCAGCATCTGGTCGAGGCGGGTGGCGGCATGGACGCCACCGCCGTCGGCGAGCAGGAGACCCAGCGCCGCAGCTACCCGCAGTCGTTCGGCCACTACGAGACGGGCGGCTTCGAGGTCATCCGCCGCTTCGACCTGCCGGGCAACGCCCTGCGGGTCGCCGAGGAGGCGGTGCAGCTGCTGGACGCGGACGTGTGCCCCTCCGGCGAGATGGACCTGGTCCTGGAGTCCAGCCAGCTCGCGCTGCAGATCCACGAGTCGGTCGGTCACGCGATCGAGCTGGACCGGATCCTGGGCTGGGAGGCGGCGTTCGCCGGCACCAGCTTCCTGGACCTGCAGCAGCTGGGCAGCCTGCGCTACGGCTCGGAGCTGATGAACATCACCGCCGACGCCACCATCCCGGGGGCGCTGTCGACGTTCGGCTACGACGACGAGGGCACGCCGGCGAAGGCGGTCGACATCGTCCGCGAGGGCACCTGGGTCGGGGTCCTCTCCGGGCGTGACACGGCGCATCTGGCGGGCCTCGAACCCGGCGGGATGGTGCGCGCCGACGGGTTCAACCGCCTGCCCATGGTGCGCATGACCAACGTCGGCCTGAAGCCGGGCGAAGGCACGCTCGATCAGATCATCGCCGACACCAAACACGGCGTGTACATGGCCACCAACCGTTCCTGGTCGATCGACGATCGCCGGCTGAACTTCCAGTTCGGCTGCGAGATCGGCTGGGAGATCGTCGACGGCAAGCTCGGCCGCATGGTGAAGAACCCGACCTACACCGGCATCACGCCGCGCTTCTGGGCTTCGCTGGACCGCCTGGCCGGCCCGGACGAGTGGGTGCCCTGGGGCGTGCCCAACTGCGGCAAGGGCCAACCGATGCAGGTCGGTCACACCGGCCACCCCGCCTCCCCCGGGCGGTTCCGCAACGTCCGCGTCGGCGTGAAGGGCTGA
- a CDS encoding transcriptional regulator encodes MPLNGELWEKRDRVRAAWDRYVARCAPAPGTVRTEVLASWQRSATHVRPDAPEAPVDDLDRTAEQWRHSPLYGPVQELLPELSRLATDDFVVAVTDPDGKILFAHGGHHMRDRAATVNFVVGGRWDEASVGTNALDLALRTGTAQTVFSAEHFSLAVHDWVCYSAPVRDASGRPLGVIDLSTTWDLAHPLAMTTAATLARYLQQQVDVNADVRGTLLLRTLGSDPAVRVDGRPVRVSPRHLELLTVLSLHPEGRDLEQLHADVYPDHAAATNSCKAEVSHLRRQLDGVIGSRPYRFTCRVAADHLEVERLLEAGLVGAAAAGYRGPLLPRSESPAIVAHRDFLHVALRTAVLRSADPAAAVAFGRVDPDDTEVHRHALRLLPDGDPRRNLVRARLA; translated from the coding sequence GTGCCGCTGAACGGCGAGCTGTGGGAGAAGCGGGACCGGGTCCGAGCAGCCTGGGACCGCTACGTCGCCCGCTGCGCCCCCGCCCCCGGCACGGTCCGGACCGAGGTGCTGGCGTCCTGGCAGCGCTCGGCCACGCACGTGCGCCCCGACGCGCCCGAGGCACCGGTCGACGACCTCGACCGCACCGCCGAGCAGTGGCGGCACTCCCCGCTCTACGGGCCGGTACAGGAACTGCTGCCCGAGCTGAGCCGGCTGGCGACCGACGACTTCGTCGTGGCGGTCACCGACCCGGACGGCAAGATCCTGTTCGCCCACGGCGGGCACCACATGCGCGACCGGGCCGCCACGGTGAACTTCGTGGTCGGCGGCCGCTGGGACGAGGCCTCCGTCGGCACCAACGCCCTGGACCTGGCGCTGCGGACCGGCACCGCCCAGACGGTGTTCTCGGCCGAGCACTTCAGCCTCGCCGTGCACGACTGGGTGTGCTACTCGGCCCCCGTCCGCGACGCGAGCGGGCGGCCGCTGGGCGTCATCGACCTGTCCACCACCTGGGACCTGGCCCACCCGCTGGCGATGACGACCGCCGCCACGCTGGCCCGATACCTGCAACAGCAGGTCGACGTGAACGCCGACGTCCGGGGCACGCTCCTGCTGCGCACGCTCGGGTCCGACCCGGCGGTTCGGGTGGACGGCCGCCCGGTGCGTGTCTCGCCCCGCCACCTGGAGCTGCTGACCGTGCTGAGCCTGCACCCCGAAGGTCGCGACCTCGAGCAGCTCCACGCCGACGTCTACCCCGACCACGCCGCGGCCACGAACTCCTGCAAGGCCGAGGTGTCCCACCTGCGCCGCCAGCTCGACGGCGTCATCGGCTCGCGGCCCTACCGGTTCACCTGCCGCGTCGCCGCCGACCACCTCGAGGTCGAGCGGCTGCTGGAGGCGGGCCTGGTCGGGGCGGCCGCGGCGGGCTATCGCGGCCCGCTGCTGCCGCGCTCGGAGTCGCCGGCGATCGTCGCGCACCGCGACTTCCTGCACGTCGCGCTGCGGACCGCGGTGTTGCGCAGCGCGGATCCCGCCGCCGCCGTCGCGTTCGGTCGCGTGGACCCGGACGACACCGAGGTGCACCGTCACGCGCTGCGCCTGCTGCCCGACGGCGATCCTCGCCGGAATCTCGTCCGCGCCCGGCTGGCCTGA
- a CDS encoding TldD/PmbA family protein → MTSHEPQQITEHVVRDLDDLQALADRVVELVQASPRAQAANVEANVLVGRTRHALTRFANSFIHQHVGEDTVSVGLTVAVDGRTATAGTTDTREEALRTLIEATLESAALQPVDPHWPGATPPADVAASGNFDPDTADARPEQRAERVKAFVDVAADLRAAGYLDTEATWAAFASTAGQRAVGRATRATVDGIHQTDTSAGSAHQTSHRLADLDAAAAGTVAADRARRSAEFVDLDPGVYEVVLGPEAVSTMLTFLGVYGFNAKMHLEGASFAKLGEAQFDPAITILEDPADPRAIALPFDNEGSPRRSFPLVEAGVVRNLAHDRRTAKRAGAETTGSAVPGGSEFGAVPTTIKLVPGTTAPDDLVADVERGLLVTQFHYCRVLDPKTLVVTGLTRNGTFLVENGKLAGAVGNLRFTQSFVQALGAGQVVAIGDDDRYADGEFGAGVVIAPSLRLRAWNFTGGAKG, encoded by the coding sequence ATGACCTCGCACGAACCGCAGCAGATCACCGAACACGTCGTTCGCGACCTCGACGACCTGCAGGCCCTCGCGGACCGGGTCGTGGAACTGGTCCAGGCCAGCCCCCGTGCCCAGGCGGCCAACGTGGAGGCCAACGTCCTGGTCGGGCGCACCCGCCACGCGCTGACCCGCTTCGCGAACTCGTTCATCCACCAGCACGTCGGCGAGGACACCGTCTCCGTCGGCCTGACGGTGGCGGTCGACGGCCGCACGGCGACGGCGGGCACGACCGACACGCGCGAGGAGGCGCTTCGCACCCTCATCGAGGCCACGCTGGAGTCGGCGGCGCTGCAGCCGGTCGACCCCCACTGGCCCGGTGCCACGCCCCCCGCCGACGTGGCGGCCAGCGGCAACTTCGACCCGGACACCGCCGACGCCCGCCCCGAGCAGCGCGCCGAGCGCGTCAAGGCCTTCGTCGACGTGGCCGCCGACCTGCGGGCCGCGGGCTACCTCGACACCGAGGCGACCTGGGCGGCGTTCGCCTCGACGGCCGGCCAGCGCGCCGTGGGCCGGGCCACCCGCGCGACCGTCGACGGCATCCACCAGACCGACACGTCGGCCGGTTCGGCGCACCAGACCTCCCACCGGCTCGCGGACCTCGACGCCGCGGCCGCCGGCACGGTCGCCGCCGACCGGGCCCGCCGCTCGGCCGAGTTCGTCGACCTCGACCCGGGCGTGTACGAGGTGGTGCTCGGCCCCGAGGCCGTGTCCACGATGCTCACGTTCCTGGGCGTGTACGGGTTCAACGCGAAGATGCACCTCGAGGGCGCCTCGTTCGCCAAGCTCGGCGAGGCACAGTTCGACCCGGCCATCACGATCCTGGAGGACCCGGCCGACCCGCGCGCGATCGCGCTGCCGTTCGACAACGAGGGTTCGCCGCGACGGTCGTTCCCGCTGGTGGAGGCCGGCGTCGTCCGCAACCTCGCGCACGACCGGCGCACCGCGAAGCGCGCCGGTGCGGAGACGACGGGCAGCGCCGTGCCGGGCGGCTCGGAGTTCGGCGCCGTGCCGACCACGATCAAGCTCGTTCCCGGCACCACCGCCCCCGACGACCTGGTCGCCGACGTCGAGCGGGGCCTGCTGGTCACCCAGTTCCACTACTGCCGCGTCCTGGACCCGAAGACGCTGGTCGTGACGGGCCTGACACGGAACGGCACCTTCCTGGTGGAGAACGGCAAGCTCGCCGGCGCGGTCGGCAACCTGCGCTTCACGCAGTCGTTCGTCCAGGCCCTGGGTGCCGGGCAGGTGGTCGCGATCGGCGACGATGACCGCTACGCCGACGGCGAGTTCGGCGCCGGCGTGGTGATCGCACCGTCGCTGCGACTGCGAGCCTGGAACTTCACCGGGGGCGCCAAGGGATGA
- a CDS encoding SDR family NAD(P)-dependent oxidoreductase encodes MTTRRFTRALVTGASSGIGDAFARLLAARGVATVLVARSADQLADLAAGLRTEHAGDPGGDVEVLPADLTDPAGLQKVCDRLTDEDLPIDLLVNNAGAGQVGAFAELDVQDAETAVRLNVLAPLRLTHAALPALAERGGAVLNVASVAAFQPVPMMATYAASKAFLSSWSEALYEELRDAGVTVTALAPGFTRSGFVDAADAEDIATRIPGFVWDSPEEVARAGLDGVARGRALVVPSWLYRVGVAASSVTPTLVTRRLVGGVTRRLR; translated from the coding sequence ATGACGACACGGCGGTTCACTCGCGCACTGGTCACCGGCGCCTCCTCGGGCATCGGCGACGCCTTCGCCCGATTGCTGGCCGCTCGCGGCGTCGCGACGGTGTTGGTGGCCCGCTCGGCCGACCAGCTCGCCGACCTGGCCGCGGGTCTCCGGACCGAGCACGCCGGCGACCCGGGCGGCGACGTCGAGGTACTGCCGGCCGACCTGACCGACCCGGCCGGCCTGCAGAAGGTGTGCGACCGCCTCACCGACGAGGACCTGCCCATCGACCTGCTGGTCAACAACGCCGGCGCCGGGCAGGTCGGTGCGTTCGCCGAGCTGGACGTCCAGGACGCGGAGACCGCCGTCCGCCTGAACGTGCTTGCGCCGCTGCGCCTCACCCATGCGGCGCTGCCCGCGTTGGCGGAGCGGGGTGGCGCGGTACTGAACGTCGCTTCGGTCGCGGCGTTCCAGCCGGTGCCGATGATGGCCACCTACGCCGCCTCCAAGGCGTTCCTGTCCAGCTGGTCCGAGGCGCTGTACGAGGAACTGCGTGACGCCGGCGTGACCGTCACCGCCCTGGCGCCCGGCTTCACCCGCTCGGGGTTCGTCGACGCGGCCGACGCCGAGGACATCGCCACCCGCATCCCCGGCTTCGTCTGGGACAGCCCGGAGGAGGTCGCCCGCGCCGGGCTGGACGGCGTCGCCCGCGGCCGCGCACTGGTGGTGCCCAGCTGGCTTTACCGGGTCGGCGTCGCCGCCTCGTCGGTCACCCCGACCCTCGTGACGCGCCGCCTGGTCGGCGGGGTGACCCGGCGCCTGCGCTAG
- a CDS encoding sulfotransferase — protein sequence MTPLPDDARPTAVGSAVKVLYIAGWQRSGSTLAANLMGELPGYFHAGELYYLWDYVWHDNTLCGCGRRFHDCPLWSAVIATAYPEGVDADWMRAAATDTTRTRRMAGLAWPASRERRLAEAETFRRSLDRVYRAIATVTGAAVIIDSSKWPSYGLLLDASSAVDLRVLHLVRDPRAVAHSWLRRKQLIDRPDQHLEMYRSPAASSARWLVWNLAVEAYWREPSDDVVRLRYEDLVAAPGRELLAALERLGLPAGSLPLVSSHEARLGPNHTVSGNPDRLRHGVTRIRSDDEWRRSLPVRHRLTVDALTLPLMWRYGYRVRVGV from the coding sequence GTGACACCACTTCCCGATGATGCGCGGCCGACCGCGGTCGGGTCGGCAGTCAAGGTGCTCTACATCGCCGGTTGGCAGCGGAGTGGCAGCACGCTCGCGGCGAACTTGATGGGTGAGTTGCCTGGGTACTTCCACGCAGGTGAGCTGTACTACCTGTGGGACTACGTCTGGCACGACAACACACTCTGTGGATGCGGTCGCCGTTTCCACGATTGCCCGCTCTGGTCGGCCGTCATCGCGACCGCGTACCCCGAGGGCGTGGACGCCGACTGGATGCGCGCGGCGGCGACCGACACGACGCGGACGCGCCGGATGGCTGGTTTGGCCTGGCCCGCCTCGCGCGAGCGACGACTGGCCGAGGCGGAGACCTTCCGGCGAAGCCTCGACCGTGTGTACCGCGCGATCGCGACCGTCACCGGCGCCGCGGTCATCATCGACTCGTCGAAGTGGCCCTCCTACGGCCTCCTCCTCGACGCCTCCTCCGCCGTCGATCTGCGCGTTCTGCACCTCGTTCGCGACCCGCGCGCCGTCGCTCATTCCTGGCTGCGCCGCAAGCAGTTGATCGACCGTCCCGACCAGCATCTCGAGATGTACCGGTCCCCAGCGGCGAGCTCCGCCCGGTGGCTGGTCTGGAACCTCGCGGTCGAGGCCTATTGGCGCGAGCCGTCCGACGACGTGGTACGGCTGCGATACGAGGACCTCGTCGCCGCTCCCGGACGGGAGTTGCTCGCCGCGCTCGAGCGGCTGGGGCTCCCGGCGGGCTCCCTGCCACTGGTGTCCTCGCACGAAGCGCGCTTGGGACCCAACCACACCGTCTCCGGGAATCCCGATCGCCTCCGGCACGGCGTCACCAGGATCCGGTCCGACGACGAGTGGCGGCGGTCGCTGCCGGTCCGTCACCGCCTCACCGTCGACGCGCTCACCCTGCCGCTGATGTGGCGATACGGCTATCGGGTGCGCGTCGGTGTGTGA
- a CDS encoding glycosyltransferase family 2 protein: MPTSTPLLSGNTGESEDLVTVVVPARDEEAHIGACLDSVLAQTHHRLQVVVVDGASRDHTADIVAARLAQDERVELVHNPASRIPISLNLALAAARGRWLVRVDAHAVIPREYVSIAVGHLRTGRWGGVGGRKDGVGVTPAGKAIAAAMASPFGVGNSAYHYATEPRTVDHIPFGCYPVELARRLGGWDERLAVNQDFEFDYRIRRAGYELLLDPALTIDWVCRQSIRDLAKQYHRYGRGKTRVARLHPDSLQPRHLAAPTLVISWLLALVLLVRGRPRAAAGLVGPYVVGLLAASAWTARGISEPRVRRHLPGAFIAMHAGWGIGFLSGAVPSLRWRATPWKPAGPLVPAPRPARPPGSRHR, encoded by the coding sequence ATGCCGACCTCAACGCCGCTGCTCTCGGGCAACACCGGCGAGAGCGAGGACCTCGTCACCGTGGTCGTCCCAGCCCGCGACGAGGAGGCGCACATCGGCGCCTGCCTGGACTCCGTGCTCGCCCAGACCCATCACCGCCTCCAGGTCGTCGTCGTCGACGGCGCGTCTCGTGACCACACCGCGGACATCGTGGCGGCACGGCTGGCGCAGGACGAACGTGTCGAGTTGGTGCACAACCCCGCATCGCGGATTCCGATCTCGCTGAACCTCGCGTTGGCGGCGGCCAGGGGTCGGTGGCTCGTCCGCGTCGACGCGCACGCCGTGATCCCTCGTGAGTACGTGTCCATCGCGGTGGGGCATCTGCGGACCGGTCGGTGGGGTGGCGTCGGCGGACGCAAGGACGGCGTCGGTGTGACCCCCGCCGGCAAGGCGATCGCGGCGGCGATGGCCTCGCCCTTCGGCGTGGGGAACTCCGCCTACCACTACGCCACGGAGCCGAGGACGGTCGATCACATCCCCTTCGGCTGCTATCCGGTGGAGCTCGCTCGCCGCCTCGGCGGCTGGGACGAGCGCCTGGCGGTCAACCAGGACTTCGAGTTCGACTACCGCATCCGCCGTGCGGGCTACGAGTTGCTGCTCGACCCGGCGCTCACCATCGACTGGGTCTGCCGGCAGTCCATCCGCGACCTGGCCAAGCAGTACCACCGGTACGGCAGGGGAAAGACCCGCGTGGCGCGGCTACACCCGGACTCGCTCCAGCCGCGCCACCTCGCCGCACCGACACTGGTGATCTCGTGGCTCCTCGCGTTGGTTCTGCTCGTTCGCGGTCGCCCACGCGCGGCGGCGGGCCTCGTGGGTCCGTATGTCGTCGGGCTCCTGGCCGCGAGCGCCTGGACGGCACGTGGGATCAGCGAGCCCCGGGTGCGACGGCACCTGCCCGGTGCCTTCATCGCCATGCACGCAGGGTGGGGCATCGGCTTTCTGAGCGGTGCGGTCCCGTCCCTGCGCTGGCGTGCGACTCCGTGGAAGCCGGCGGGCCCGCTCGTGCCGGCGCCGCGTCCCGCGCGCCCGCCCGGGTCGCGGCACCGTTGA
- a CDS encoding M15 family metallopeptidase produces the protein MRSLQRWRRAFAVGAAGALLAAAMPTGTAAGAEAASSAVTAAAPATSACPVRHLPPTDFLDIVGAHEDGIRCLAWYGLANGRSADRFAPRGRTTRGQFASLLLRKLEEAAVPVPALGARAFDDTRGVTHGDAMERLHAAGLLRGTAPRTASPGQRLTRGQLATLIVAAVEYAEGRPLPTGPDAFRDDDGHFHEANIDRAAAAGLVVGRTATRYEPGNALRRDQTATVLTRTLDRFVIDGRLARPPVPGLRWEATGIPAAVRQEMAGVSMHTGCPVGFDDLRLVVLTHRGFDGRLHRGELVVHRSAVTPLRQVFQAAYDADFPLRRVVRIEHYAGSDDRSMAANNTSAFNCRRVTGGTSWSRHAYGTAIDLNPVQNPYVRGGTVLPSAGAAYTDRGDVRPGMLVAGDPVVRAFDAIGWTWGGRWQTLKDYQHFEAPS, from the coding sequence ATGCGATCATTGCAGCGGTGGCGGCGGGCGTTCGCCGTGGGCGCGGCGGGGGCGTTGCTGGCCGCCGCGATGCCCACCGGCACCGCCGCCGGCGCGGAGGCCGCTTCCTCGGCGGTGACCGCCGCGGCGCCGGCCACCTCGGCGTGTCCGGTGCGCCACCTGCCGCCGACCGACTTCCTCGACATCGTCGGCGCGCACGAGGACGGCATCCGTTGTCTGGCGTGGTACGGGCTCGCCAACGGGCGCAGTGCGGACCGCTTCGCACCTCGCGGACGTACGACGCGGGGGCAGTTCGCCTCGCTGCTGCTGCGCAAGCTGGAGGAGGCCGCCGTGCCGGTGCCCGCGCTGGGGGCGCGGGCCTTCGACGACACCCGCGGCGTCACGCACGGGGACGCGATGGAGCGTCTGCACGCGGCCGGGCTGCTGCGGGGCACGGCGCCGCGGACCGCCTCGCCGGGCCAGCGCCTGACCCGCGGGCAGCTGGCAACGCTGATCGTGGCCGCCGTCGAGTACGCCGAGGGGCGGCCACTGCCGACCGGGCCCGATGCGTTCCGTGACGACGACGGCCATTTCCACGAGGCCAACATCGACCGGGCGGCCGCCGCCGGGCTGGTCGTCGGACGCACCGCTACCCGCTACGAGCCCGGCAACGCGTTGCGCCGCGACCAGACGGCGACCGTGCTGACCCGGACGCTGGACCGCTTCGTCATCGACGGCCGTCTGGCGCGTCCGCCGGTCCCGGGACTGCGCTGGGAGGCCACCGGGATCCCGGCGGCGGTCCGCCAGGAGATGGCGGGGGTGTCGATGCACACCGGGTGTCCGGTCGGTTTCGACGACCTGCGCCTGGTGGTGCTCACGCACCGCGGCTTCGACGGGCGCCTGCACCGGGGCGAACTGGTCGTGCACCGCTCGGCCGTCACCCCGCTTCGGCAGGTCTTCCAGGCCGCGTACGACGCGGACTTCCCGCTGCGGCGGGTGGTGCGCATCGAGCACTACGCCGGCAGCGACGACCGGTCGATGGCGGCCAACAACACCTCGGCGTTCAACTGCCGGCGGGTCACGGGTGGCACGTCGTGGTCACGGCACGCCTACGGCACCGCCATCGACCTCAACCCCGTACAGAACCCCTACGTCCGTGGCGGCACGGTCCTGCCGTCGGCTGGCGCCGCCTACACCGACCGCGGTGACGTGCGCCCGGGGATGCTGGTCGCCGGGGACCCGGTCGTGCGCGCGTTCGACGCCATCGGGTGGACCTGGGGCGGGCGCTGGCAGACGCTCAAGGACTACCAGCACTTCGAGGCCCCGAGCTAG
- the rsgA gene encoding ribosome small subunit-dependent GTPase A produces the protein MPRIDIEALEDEWEEDHHLLAQRRRSDPLSQAARERLEDYAEGRVVAVDKGQVRVLYEGEVLPARFSGAMRGTKVAVGDRVRVRPPRHETDEARIVELLGRRTVLLRTADDALDDERVVVANADTVAVVLAADYLDVGTRFLDRVMVSASVGGLDTAVCINKVDLVADRGEVEQVAARYEAIGVGVWVTSARTGEGIDEFAHPLTGCWTAFTGHSGVGKTSLFNRLVPEAGREVGEIGRFGGRHTTVAARAMRIPALDAWLVDTPGVRSFGLGTLRPTELAGHFPELAALDCELDDCIHEGEPGCTLEGASIHPARLDSYRRLLAALREAA, from the coding sequence ATGCCACGCATCGACATCGAGGCGCTCGAGGACGAGTGGGAGGAGGATCACCACCTCCTCGCACAGCGGCGCCGATCCGACCCGCTGTCGCAGGCGGCGAGGGAGCGCCTCGAGGACTACGCGGAGGGCCGCGTCGTCGCCGTCGACAAGGGCCAGGTGCGGGTGCTGTACGAGGGCGAGGTGCTGCCGGCCCGCTTCTCCGGCGCGATGCGCGGCACGAAGGTGGCCGTCGGTGACCGGGTCCGGGTCCGCCCGCCGCGCCACGAGACGGACGAGGCCCGCATCGTCGAGCTGCTCGGGCGCCGCACCGTGCTGCTGCGGACCGCCGACGATGCGCTGGACGACGAACGCGTCGTCGTCGCCAACGCCGACACGGTCGCGGTCGTGCTGGCGGCGGACTACCTCGACGTCGGCACGCGCTTCCTCGACCGGGTCATGGTGTCCGCGTCCGTCGGCGGGCTGGACACCGCGGTGTGCATCAACAAGGTCGACCTCGTCGCCGACCGCGGCGAGGTCGAGCAGGTCGCGGCGCGCTACGAGGCCATCGGCGTCGGCGTGTGGGTGACCTCGGCCCGCACGGGCGAGGGGATCGACGAGTTCGCGCACCCGCTGACCGGCTGTTGGACGGCGTTTACCGGCCACTCCGGGGTCGGCAAGACCTCGCTGTTCAATCGGTTGGTGCCCGAGGCGGGCCGCGAGGTCGGCGAGATCGGCCGCTTCGGGGGTCGCCACACCACCGTCGCGGCGCGGGCGATGCGGATCCCGGCGCTGGACGCGTGGTTGGTGGACACGCCGGGGGTGCGCTCGTTCGGGCTGGGGACGCTGCGGCCGACCGAGCTCGCCGGGCACTTCCCGGAGCTGGCAGCGCTGGACTGCGAGCTCGACGACTGCATCCACGAGGGCGAGCCCGGCTGCACGCTGGAAGGTGCCAGCATCCATCCGGCGCGGCTCGACAGCTATCGTCGCCTGCTCGCGGCGCTGCGCGAGGCGGCCTGA